One genomic window of Ziziphus jujuba cultivar Dongzao chromosome 4, ASM3175591v1 includes the following:
- the LOC107416939 gene encoding G-type lectin S-receptor-like serine/threonine-protein kinase At2g19130, which translates to MSLSGAQKIVLVSNTVECKATCLNDCSCTAYAYKSNSCLIWNGDPMSLQQLPLNDSSGKLSLRRRRKKMVRAGKSMEGSLVVFEYRYLQNATDNFSEKLGGGGFGSLFKGTLPESTVIAVKQLDSISQGEKQFRAEVSTIGTIQHVNLVHLHGFCSRGTKKLLVNDYMPNGSLDSHIFQTNDSKRVLTHCDIKPDNVLLDCEFCPKVADFGLAKLVGRDFSRVLTTIRGTRGYVSPESISGVAITAKADVYSFGMMIFEIISGRRNSTYHIEGEVSFFPIWAAKITIEGGDVFSFVDPRLKGNTDPERLIRVRRLACWCIQYEETQRPSMGQIVQILEGLINVNLPPLPRLFLAFVDNPDEIISSTIWSSSAESPQASNGMSTASSRVKCNESSSLLMS; encoded by the exons ATGTCATTGTCTGGAGCCCAAAAAATTGTGCTAGTTAGTAACACAGTAGAATGTAAAGCAACCTGCTTAAATGACTGCTCCTGCACTGCTTATGCTTACAAGAGCAATAGTTGTTTAATTTGGAATGGAGATCCTATGAGTCTACAGCAGCTGCCACTGAATGACAGCAGTGGAAAACTTT ctttaagaagaagaagaaagaaaatggtcAGAGCTGGAAAATCAATGGAAGGTTCGCTGGTGGTCTTTGAGTACAGGTACTTGCAAAATGCAACAGACAACTTCTCAGAGAAATTGGGAGGAGGAGGATTTGGTTCCCTTTTTAAAGGGACACTGCCAGAGTCAACTGTCATTGCAGTGAAGCAGCTTGATAGCATTAGCCAAGGAGAGAAGCAATTTCGGGCAGAGGTCAGCACAATTGGGACAATCCAACATGTTAATCTTGTTCACCTTCATGGTTTTTGCTCTAGAGGCACCAAAAAATTGTTGGTCAACGATTACATGCCAAATGGCTCTTTGGATTCTCACATTTTCCAAACTAACGATTCAAAG AGAGTGCTAACCCACTGTGATATTAAACCAGACAACGTTCTATTAGATTGTGAATTTTGTCCAAAAGTGGCAGATTTTGGGCTGGCAAAACTTGTGGGAAGGGATTTCAGCAGGGTCCTGACGACCATAAGAGGGACAAGAGGTTATGTTTCACCAGAGTCGATTTCAGGAGTAGCAATAACAGCAAAAGCTGATGTTTACAGCTTTGGAATgatgatttttgaaattatatcaGGAAGGAGAAATTCAACGTACCATATTGAAGGCGAAGTAAGTTTCTTCCCAATTTGGGCAGCAAAAATAACAATTGAAGGAGGTGATGTTTTCAGTTTTGTAGACCCAAGGTTGAAGGGAaatactgatccagaaaggctAATTAGAGTTCGTAGATTGGCTTGTTGGTGCATCCAATATGAAGAAACTCAAAGGCCATCAATGGGTCAAATTGTTCAAATCCTCGAGGGGCTTATAAACGTGAACTTGCCGCCGCTTCCAAGATTATTCCTGGCTTTTGTTGATAACCCGGATGAAATTATTTCCTCCACCATATGGTCCTCTAGTGCAGAGAGTCCACAAGCAAGCAACGGCATGTCTACAGCTTCATCTAGAGTAAAATGCAACGAATCTTCTTCATTACTGATGTcctaa